The following are encoded in a window of Mycobacterium vicinigordonae genomic DNA:
- a CDS encoding SDR family NAD(P)-dependent oxidoreductase → MGLRGLTDRVAVVAGGATGIGAATAIRLGEEGCRVVVGDIAAEDAARTAQHITATGGTATHVGFDLADPPSVADLMDTAAKTFGAIDVLFNVGADMSTLPADTDVVDIDFDVWDRVMAVSLRGYVAAMKYAIPHLLARGGGAIVNMSSAAAFQGEPARPAYATAKAGIGSLTRHVAARWGKDGIRCNAVAPGFTATDAIRSVPQWPQLEAGALKRIRGHRVGAPDDIASLVAFLLSHEGEWINGQVINIDGGTVLR, encoded by the coding sequence ATGGGATTGCGCGGACTGACCGACAGAGTCGCCGTGGTGGCCGGCGGAGCCACCGGCATCGGCGCGGCGACCGCCATCCGGCTGGGCGAAGAGGGCTGCCGGGTGGTCGTCGGCGACATCGCCGCCGAGGACGCAGCACGAACGGCTCAACACATCACCGCGACGGGCGGCACGGCCACCCACGTCGGGTTCGACCTCGCCGATCCGCCGTCGGTTGCTGACTTAATGGACACTGCCGCAAAAACTTTCGGCGCAATCGACGTGCTTTTCAATGTGGGTGCGGACATGTCGACCCTGCCCGCCGACACCGACGTTGTCGACATCGACTTCGACGTATGGGATCGCGTGATGGCGGTAAGCCTGCGCGGATATGTGGCGGCCATGAAATACGCCATACCGCATCTGCTCGCGCGCGGCGGCGGGGCGATCGTCAACATGTCATCGGCCGCGGCGTTCCAGGGCGAACCCGCGCGGCCTGCCTACGCCACCGCGAAAGCCGGCATCGGATCGCTGACGCGGCACGTCGCGGCGCGGTGGGGCAAGGACGGCATCCGGTGCAACGCCGTCGCGCCGGGGTTCACCGCAACCGACGCCATCCGGTCGGTGCCGCAGTGGCCGCAACTGGAAGCCGGTGCCCTCAAACGCATCCGCGGGCACCGCGTCGGTGCGCCCGACGACATCGCGTCCCTGGTCGCCTTTCTGTTGTCGCACGAAGGCGAGTGGATCAACGGCCAGGTAATCAATATCGATGGCGGCACGGTGCTGCGCTGA
- a CDS encoding phytoene desaturase family protein, giving the protein MSTAVVVGGGPNGLAAAITLAAEGVDVTVLEAAEEVGGGTRSSEAILPGLLHDHCSAIHPMAVGSQFLTDAGLHRYGLAWRWPDIDCAHPLDDGSAGVLYRSVEQTAAGLGRDGSRWSLAFGYPAARFDLLSQDIMRPLLRVPRHPLALARFGMPTVAPASTFARLFGTEQGRALFGGVAAHAFRPLHYPMTSAIGMGIIVAGHRHGWAVAEGGSQSITNAMVALLGDLGGKIETGVRVIAAEQLPTADVTMFDLGPEAVVRILGDRLPRRISRAFSRFRRGPGAFKVDIAVEGGVPWTNPAAHRAGTVHLAGTYRELAWTEREIHAGRMPSRPFVLVGQQYLADPGRSVGNVHPVWSYAHVPNGYTGDATDAIVSQIERFAPGFRDRIAGMSVRSATQMSSYNPNYVGGDIMTGAKDIRQLTFGPRITLSPYRIGVPGMYICSAATPPGPGAHGMCGANAARLALDWLSSRA; this is encoded by the coding sequence GTGAGCACCGCCGTGGTGGTAGGCGGTGGGCCCAACGGCCTCGCCGCCGCCATCACCCTGGCCGCCGAAGGTGTTGACGTCACGGTGTTGGAGGCCGCCGAGGAGGTCGGTGGCGGTACCCGCAGCAGCGAGGCGATCCTGCCGGGCCTGCTGCACGACCACTGCTCGGCGATCCACCCGATGGCTGTCGGATCCCAGTTCCTGACCGACGCCGGACTGCACCGGTACGGATTGGCTTGGCGCTGGCCGGACATCGATTGTGCGCATCCGCTGGACGATGGGTCGGCCGGGGTGTTATACCGCTCGGTGGAGCAAACCGCTGCCGGGCTCGGGCGAGACGGATCCCGGTGGAGCTTGGCATTCGGGTATCCCGCCGCACGGTTCGACCTGCTGAGCCAGGACATTATGCGTCCGCTGTTGCGGGTGCCGCGTCATCCGTTGGCACTGGCCCGCTTCGGGATGCCCACCGTGGCGCCGGCGTCCACCTTCGCTCGACTATTCGGGACCGAGCAGGGACGCGCCCTGTTCGGAGGCGTTGCCGCGCACGCCTTTCGGCCGCTGCATTACCCGATGACATCGGCGATCGGCATGGGGATCATCGTGGCGGGGCATCGCCACGGCTGGGCGGTCGCCGAGGGTGGATCGCAGTCGATCACCAACGCGATGGTGGCGTTGCTCGGCGACCTGGGCGGCAAGATCGAGACCGGTGTCCGCGTCATCGCGGCCGAACAGCTGCCTACCGCCGACGTGACAATGTTCGACCTGGGCCCAGAGGCGGTAGTCCGGATCCTCGGCGACCGGCTGCCGCGCCGAATCAGCCGGGCGTTCAGCCGGTTCCGCCGGGGTCCGGGCGCGTTCAAGGTCGACATTGCGGTCGAAGGCGGTGTGCCATGGACGAATCCGGCTGCGCACCGAGCCGGTACCGTACACCTGGCCGGCACGTACCGCGAGTTGGCCTGGACCGAGCGGGAGATCCACGCTGGTCGGATGCCGTCGCGGCCGTTCGTCCTGGTGGGCCAGCAGTACCTTGCCGACCCTGGACGCTCGGTGGGCAACGTGCATCCCGTGTGGAGTTACGCGCACGTCCCGAACGGTTACACCGGCGACGCGACCGACGCGATCGTCTCTCAGATCGAGCGGTTCGCACCCGGGTTTCGAGACCGCATCGCCGGCATGTCGGTGCGCTCGGCCACGCAGATGTCTTCGTACAACCCTAATTACGTCGGTGGTGACATCATGACCGGCGCGAAGGATATTCGGCAGCTCACCTTCGGACCGCGAATCACGCTGTCGCCCTATCGTATCGGCGTACCTGGGATGTACATCTGCTCGGCGGCCACCCCACCGGGGCCCGGCGCGCACGGCATGTGCGGGGCGAATGCGGCCCGGCTGGCTCTGGATTGGCTGTCGTCGCGGGCGTAG
- a CDS encoding long-chain-fatty-acid--CoA ligase: MTALSAGLVAAKDRHPERIALRCDELQLTYAELDAAAARVATLLERAGVVAGDRVGVMLPNTPAFAITLYGIMYRGAVAVPMNPLLKSREVAYYLSNSGAKALFATPAFADEATAGAAAVDAQCWLVDDAALRELIDDLPAQNTPADRADDDVAVILHTSGTTGKPKGAMLTHANLSSNADVAVRTLLQIGPDDVVMGCLPLFHVFGLTCGLNGSILAGATLTLVPRFDPRKALEVIERDGVTLFQGVPTMYSALLGLVDDAAADATRSLRACVSGGASLPVQVLVDFEKSYGCVILEGYGLSETSPVASFNHPDRPRKAGSIGTPVEGVEMRVVDPAGAEVPQGQPGEIQIRGHNVMLGYWNLPDATKAAVSEDGWFSTGDVGRVDEDGYFYIVDRTKDMIIRGGYNVYPREIEEVLYEHPAVAEAAVIGVPHDELGEEVGAAVALKKDAAVDVDELRDHVKARVAAYKYPRRIWLVDALPKGPTGKVLKREIVVPTTESP; the protein is encoded by the coding sequence GTGACCGCTCTGAGCGCTGGCCTCGTCGCCGCGAAAGACCGACACCCCGAGCGCATTGCGCTGCGCTGCGACGAGCTGCAGCTGACCTACGCCGAACTCGACGCCGCCGCGGCCCGAGTGGCGACGCTGCTGGAGCGCGCGGGCGTTGTGGCCGGCGACCGGGTGGGCGTGATGCTGCCGAATACCCCCGCATTCGCTATCACGCTGTACGGGATCATGTATCGCGGTGCCGTTGCGGTGCCGATGAATCCGCTGCTCAAGTCCCGTGAGGTGGCCTACTACCTGTCCAACAGCGGGGCCAAGGCACTGTTCGCGACCCCGGCCTTCGCCGATGAGGCCACGGCAGGCGCCGCCGCAGTCGATGCCCAGTGCTGGCTGGTCGACGACGCCGCCCTGCGCGAACTCATCGACGATCTACCCGCCCAGAACACACCGGCGGACCGCGCTGACGATGACGTCGCTGTCATCCTGCACACGTCCGGTACAACCGGAAAACCCAAGGGGGCCATGCTCACTCACGCCAACCTGAGCAGCAACGCCGACGTCGCGGTACGTACGTTGCTGCAGATCGGGCCGGACGACGTGGTGATGGGCTGCCTGCCGCTGTTCCACGTCTTCGGGCTGACTTGCGGGTTGAACGGTTCGATCTTGGCGGGCGCCACGCTGACCTTGGTGCCACGATTCGATCCACGCAAAGCGCTTGAAGTGATCGAGCGGGACGGCGTAACGCTGTTCCAGGGCGTGCCGACGATGTATTCGGCGCTGCTCGGCCTGGTCGACGACGCCGCAGCCGACGCCACCCGCAGCCTGCGTGCTTGCGTATCCGGCGGGGCGTCATTGCCGGTCCAGGTACTCGTTGACTTCGAAAAGTCCTACGGCTGCGTCATTCTGGAGGGCTACGGGTTGTCCGAGACGTCCCCGGTGGCCTCCTTCAATCACCCCGACCGACCACGCAAGGCAGGCTCGATCGGCACGCCCGTCGAGGGTGTCGAGATGCGTGTGGTGGACCCGGCCGGCGCCGAGGTGCCGCAGGGCCAGCCGGGTGAGATCCAGATCCGTGGCCACAACGTGATGCTGGGCTACTGGAATCTGCCCGACGCTACCAAGGCCGCTGTCTCCGAGGATGGTTGGTTCAGCACCGGTGACGTCGGGCGCGTCGACGAGGACGGCTACTTCTACATCGTCGATCGCACCAAAGACATGATCATACGCGGTGGGTACAACGTGTATCCGCGGGAGATCGAGGAAGTGCTCTACGAGCACCCGGCCGTGGCGGAGGCCGCGGTGATCGGCGTGCCGCACGACGAGCTCGGTGAAGAGGTCGGCGCCGCGGTAGCCCTGAAGAAGGATGCGGCCGTCGACGTTGACGAGCTGCGCGACCATGTCAAAGCCCGCGTGGCCGCCTACAAATATCCGCGCCGCATCTGGCTGGTCGACGCCTTGCCCAAGGGTCCGACCGGCAAGGTGCTCAAGCGCGAAATCGTTGTTCCAACAACCGAAAGCCCGTAG
- a CDS encoding VOC family protein, with translation MTDAPLSPLDCYHTGLVVPDLQAAIESTTAAAGYTWTKAVEATLAIAAGDAEYEVPFKFVYSIEAPHLELIQAVPGTIWAEQPGGAAHHLGYWADDLVGIADRLAAAGYRLEARPAGDQLSMFAYFIAPSGVRIEIVDRALFPDFPGFLESVKA, from the coding sequence GTGACCGACGCACCACTGTCGCCGCTGGACTGCTACCACACCGGGCTGGTGGTGCCCGACTTGCAAGCCGCGATCGAAAGTACCACCGCTGCAGCAGGATACACCTGGACCAAAGCGGTCGAGGCCACCCTGGCCATCGCTGCTGGCGACGCAGAGTACGAGGTTCCCTTCAAGTTCGTCTACTCCATCGAGGCCCCGCACCTGGAACTGATCCAGGCGGTGCCCGGCACCATCTGGGCGGAACAGCCCGGCGGTGCGGCCCACCACCTCGGCTACTGGGCCGACGATCTTGTGGGCATCGCGGACCGGCTCGCCGCGGCAGGGTATCGACTCGAGGCCCGGCCCGCAGGCGATCAATTGTCGATGTTCGCCTACTTCATCGCACCATCCGGTGTCCGCATCGAAATCGTCGACCGCGCACTGTTTCCCGACTTTCCGGGCTTCCTGGAATCCGTCAAGGCCTGA
- a CDS encoding PucR family transcriptional regulator translates to MNKTHLASDVEVKHYVAQVAGRLQERLTEVTADIRLFLDTHIPELRRDARILELLGASIEGNVETMLHALRHDIAVERVEPPTVALEYARRVAQHGAPVNALVRAYRLGQRRISELIFDELRVTDMPEAMRVPVIEAMTVAIAEYIDRMSQEVVVSYEDERERWLENQNSLRGVRVRETLAAINPIDVDAATTAMRYPLRWHHLGLVMWYPERATETDELPRLQRFLRELGESVGTDAVPLFVAADRTCGWGWLPYRAATGDPVSKVRQFALSRSDSPSVAIGTVAADIDGFRRSHREAVEARGVAIVSDRAEPTVIAAGDPGLSVVARLGFDVAGTRSWVDRVLGDLATDDDNDARLRETLRVFLGCGSSYKTAAEELNMHFNTVKYRVGRAVARRGREIGDDRLEVELALLACHWYGTPVLRSK, encoded by the coding sequence GTGAACAAGACGCACCTCGCCAGCGACGTTGAGGTGAAGCACTACGTCGCGCAGGTCGCCGGCCGATTACAGGAGCGGCTCACCGAAGTGACCGCGGACATCCGTCTTTTCCTCGACACGCACATCCCCGAGCTGCGACGGGACGCCCGAATCCTCGAACTGCTCGGCGCCAGCATCGAAGGCAACGTCGAAACGATGCTGCACGCACTGCGCCACGACATCGCCGTGGAGCGCGTCGAGCCTCCGACTGTCGCACTGGAATATGCGCGGCGGGTAGCTCAACATGGCGCTCCGGTCAACGCGCTGGTGCGCGCCTACCGGCTGGGGCAACGCCGGATCAGCGAGCTCATCTTCGACGAACTACGGGTTACCGACATGCCGGAAGCGATGCGGGTGCCGGTGATCGAAGCGATGACGGTCGCGATAGCGGAGTACATCGACCGGATGTCGCAGGAGGTGGTCGTCAGCTACGAGGATGAACGCGAGCGGTGGCTGGAGAACCAGAACAGCCTGCGTGGCGTTCGGGTGCGCGAGACATTGGCCGCCATCAATCCAATCGACGTCGACGCGGCAACCACGGCGATGAGATACCCGCTGCGCTGGCATCACCTGGGTCTGGTCATGTGGTATCCGGAACGGGCGACGGAAACCGACGAGCTCCCGCGGCTGCAACGATTTCTACGGGAACTGGGCGAGTCGGTGGGTACCGACGCCGTTCCGCTGTTCGTCGCCGCCGATCGCACCTGCGGGTGGGGCTGGTTGCCGTACCGCGCCGCGACGGGAGACCCGGTGTCGAAGGTTCGCCAGTTCGCGCTATCCCGATCGGACTCACCGAGCGTGGCCATCGGAACCGTCGCCGCCGACATCGATGGGTTCCGCCGCTCGCACCGTGAGGCCGTCGAGGCGCGCGGCGTCGCGATCGTCAGCGACCGCGCCGAGCCGACTGTAATCGCGGCCGGTGATCCCGGACTATCGGTGGTCGCGCGGCTGGGTTTCGATGTGGCCGGTACGCGGTCCTGGGTGGACCGGGTGCTCGGCGACCTGGCCACCGATGACGACAACGATGCGCGGCTGCGCGAAACGCTTCGGGTATTTCTCGGCTGCGGTTCCAGCTACAAGACCGCCGCCGAGGAATTGAACATGCATTTCAACACCGTGAAGTACCGGGTGGGTCGCGCGGTGGCCCGGCGGGGCCGCGAGATTGGCGACGACCGTCTCGAGGTGGAACTGGCGCTGCTCGCCTGCCATTGGTACGGCACGCCGGTACTGCGGTCGAAGTAG
- a CDS encoding TetR/AcrR family transcriptional regulator, whose product MNTPSQTPRKRDGDERRRELCDAAIQVLAEYGSRGLTHGRVDRCAGVPDGTTSYYYRTRAALLRGVGKRVAQIDVANLRSVIDEPLDAASPFAHLAELILLQAGGSGLMLNRARHELLLAAARDPDLAETSADFLGRMNAMAQQAIAHLQPDTDDPDLVAAQAAAVTTFIAGVFTRLAGGDRSIHDADQLSRLLEAVATAVSLTCVKGTL is encoded by the coding sequence CTGAATACGCCGTCCCAGACTCCCCGCAAACGCGACGGCGACGAGCGACGGCGCGAATTGTGCGATGCCGCAATACAAGTGCTCGCCGAATATGGATCACGCGGACTCACCCACGGTCGGGTGGACCGTTGCGCTGGCGTGCCCGACGGCACCACGTCGTACTACTACCGCACCCGGGCCGCGCTGCTGCGCGGCGTCGGCAAGCGCGTCGCGCAGATCGACGTCGCCAATCTGCGGTCGGTGATCGACGAGCCGCTCGACGCGGCCTCGCCGTTCGCGCACCTGGCCGAGCTGATCCTGCTCCAGGCTGGCGGGAGCGGGCTGATGCTCAATCGGGCGCGTCATGAGCTGCTGCTGGCCGCAGCACGCGACCCTGACCTGGCAGAGACCTCCGCAGACTTCCTCGGCCGGATGAACGCGATGGCGCAGCAGGCCATCGCGCACCTGCAACCAGACACTGATGACCCCGACCTGGTCGCCGCGCAGGCCGCGGCCGTCACTACCTTCATCGCTGGGGTATTCACCCGGCTGGCCGGCGGCGACCGGTCGATCCACGACGCCGATCAGCTCAGCCGGCTACTCGAGGCGGTGGCCACGGCGGTGTCGCTGACATGTGTGAAAGGCACGCTATGA
- a CDS encoding SDR family NAD(P)-dependent oxidoreductase, protein MNSVRFDFTGARVLVTGGTSGIGNGIATAFVKAGASVMITGTRSAAADYDADLGAFSYQQCRIQDSDSVDALVGSLGELDILVNNAGGPYPAGDEYDPDGYIASVTQNMFGPMRLTMRCHELLRASSASGGASVVNIVSMSAFRSAVFVPGYASAKMGLVALTMNLARRWANDGIRVNAVAPGMIDTRMTQPALRIPQIMDVEIGFHTPLGRPGTPQDCAGATLFLCSDAASYITGSTVAVDGGYLTV, encoded by the coding sequence ATGAACTCCGTGCGGTTCGACTTCACCGGCGCACGTGTGCTGGTCACCGGCGGCACCAGCGGCATCGGCAACGGCATTGCGACCGCCTTCGTCAAGGCAGGTGCCTCGGTGATGATCACCGGAACACGTTCCGCGGCTGCAGATTACGATGCCGACCTCGGCGCGTTCAGCTATCAACAGTGCCGGATTCAGGATTCCGATTCAGTCGACGCCCTGGTCGGTTCGTTGGGCGAACTGGACATCCTGGTGAACAACGCCGGCGGTCCCTACCCCGCCGGAGACGAATACGACCCCGACGGCTACATCGCCTCGGTGACGCAGAACATGTTTGGGCCGATGCGGCTCACCATGCGCTGCCACGAACTACTCAGGGCCAGCAGCGCTTCCGGCGGAGCTAGCGTGGTCAACATCGTCTCGATGTCCGCGTTTCGCTCGGCGGTCTTCGTGCCCGGCTACGCCTCCGCGAAGATGGGCTTGGTCGCGCTGACGATGAACCTCGCGCGCCGCTGGGCGAACGACGGGATCCGGGTCAACGCCGTCGCACCCGGGATGATCGACACCCGGATGACACAGCCGGCGTTGCGTATTCCGCAGATCATGGACGTCGAGATCGGCTTCCACACCCCGTTGGGCAGGCCCGGCACTCCGCAGGACTGCGCGGGCGCGACATTGTTTCTCTGTAGTGACGCCGCGTCGTACATCACCGGGTCGACGGTCGCCGTCGACGGCGGGTATCTGACGGTCTGA
- a CDS encoding zinc-dependent alcohol dehydrogenase, which yields MKSAVVTGPGKTDVVDADRPQVGASDVLVQMRACGICGSDAFYVTIGGVPPRQGRMPLGHEPAGEVVEVGPAVSGITVGDHVVVNPMAAPGGIIGNGGPAGALSDYLLIENAVRGTSLEVIPDHIPWQVAALNEPMAVARHGANQCRPKSSDKVVVFGAGPVGLGATLAFKSIGVQHIAVVDLVPGRLQKALQIGADAVINSAEEDVVERLLELHGPGESMFPGKVGTHVYLDCAGVAAVVNTALAAAQKGATLGIVGVHKQPVPVELINVMSNEITIVGSIGYPTEIFEVTKDLVVNWERYALIVSHTVPFENLSDALQLASTPGAADKVVVTF from the coding sequence ATGAAATCCGCCGTGGTGACCGGGCCGGGGAAGACCGACGTTGTCGATGCCGATCGCCCACAGGTTGGTGCGAGTGACGTGCTGGTACAGATGCGTGCCTGCGGCATCTGCGGATCGGACGCGTTCTACGTCACCATCGGAGGCGTCCCGCCGCGCCAGGGCCGGATGCCGCTCGGTCACGAACCTGCCGGCGAGGTGGTCGAGGTGGGCCCAGCGGTATCCGGTATCACGGTGGGCGACCACGTCGTCGTCAACCCAATGGCAGCACCCGGCGGCATCATCGGCAACGGCGGCCCCGCTGGTGCGCTGTCCGACTACCTGCTGATCGAAAACGCGGTCCGTGGCACCAGTCTGGAGGTGATCCCGGATCACATCCCATGGCAGGTCGCCGCGCTCAACGAGCCGATGGCGGTCGCGCGGCACGGCGCCAACCAGTGCCGGCCGAAGTCGTCGGACAAGGTGGTGGTGTTCGGTGCCGGTCCGGTAGGCCTAGGGGCCACGCTGGCATTCAAATCGATTGGTGTGCAACATATCGCGGTCGTCGATCTGGTTCCCGGACGACTCCAGAAGGCGCTGCAGATCGGCGCCGACGCGGTGATCAACTCCGCTGAGGAAGATGTCGTCGAGCGGCTCCTCGAGCTGCACGGACCGGGTGAGTCGATGTTCCCCGGCAAGGTGGGCACTCACGTCTACCTCGACTGCGCGGGAGTAGCCGCCGTCGTCAACACCGCCTTGGCGGCAGCTCAGAAGGGAGCCACCCTGGGCATCGTCGGCGTGCACAAGCAACCGGTGCCGGTCGAGTTGATCAACGTGATGAGCAACGAGATCACGATCGTCGGCAGCATAGGTTATCCGACCGAGATCTTCGAGGTGACCAAGGATCTCGTTGTGAACTGGGAGAGGTATGCGCTGATTGTCAGTCACACCGTGCCGTTCGAGAACCTTTCAGACGCGCTGCAATTGGCTAGCACGCCAGGTGCCGCGGATAAGGTCGTCGTCACGTTCTGA
- a CDS encoding 3-hydroxyacyl-CoA dehydrogenase family protein translates to MTGKYTYTFEEIQNRPVAVIGAGTLGRRIALMLASRGGTVRIYARREEQRAEATQFVTDNLPKLLQDRGFGEIGVAVGTASLEQALDGAWLVIESVPERLDIKVPLWGEIDRAAPPSTIFATNSSSFPSRLMAENIRDKTRLCNTHFYMPPQFNALDLMSDGQTDRGLLDTLLAVLPEFGLHPFEALKESTGFIFNRVWAAIKRECIAVVAEGVARPQDVDGMFKVNWGVPAGPFQMMDMVGLDVVLDIENNYAREFPHLPVSVRDLLQSYVDAGRLGLKTGEGFYSYS, encoded by the coding sequence GTGACCGGCAAGTACACCTATACGTTCGAAGAGATCCAGAACCGCCCCGTGGCGGTGATCGGAGCGGGAACGCTGGGCCGACGCATCGCGCTGATGCTGGCCAGCCGCGGCGGCACCGTGCGGATCTACGCCCGCCGCGAAGAACAGCGGGCCGAAGCCACCCAGTTCGTGACAGATAACCTACCGAAATTGTTGCAAGACAGAGGATTTGGTGAAATCGGCGTCGCGGTGGGAACCGCTTCGCTCGAGCAGGCGCTCGACGGGGCATGGCTGGTCATCGAATCCGTCCCCGAGCGCCTGGACATCAAGGTCCCACTGTGGGGCGAGATCGACCGGGCCGCTCCGCCGAGCACCATCTTCGCCACCAATTCGTCGTCGTTCCCATCGCGCCTGATGGCCGAAAACATCAGGGACAAAACTCGTTTGTGCAACACCCACTTCTACATGCCGCCGCAGTTCAACGCCCTGGACCTGATGTCGGACGGTCAAACCGATCGCGGCCTACTCGACACGCTGTTGGCGGTGCTGCCCGAATTCGGCCTGCACCCCTTCGAAGCGCTGAAGGAGTCCACCGGATTCATCTTCAACCGGGTGTGGGCCGCCATCAAACGCGAATGCATCGCGGTGGTCGCCGAGGGTGTGGCCCGCCCGCAGGACGTCGACGGGATGTTCAAGGTCAACTGGGGAGTACCCGCCGGGCCCTTCCAGATGATGGACATGGTCGGTCTCGACGTCGTGCTCGACATCGAGAACAACTACGCCCGGGAGTTCCCGCACCTGCCTGTGAGCGTGCGGGACTTGCTGCAGTCCTACGTCGACGCGGGCAGGCTCGGCCTCAAGACCGGTGAAGGCTTCTACAGCTACTCATAG
- a CDS encoding DUF3556 domain-containing protein produces the protein MALTEPHNPAVDPHDFLRKPLMERMRILITDWAEHGFGSPRIVHLVYIVKLALFFVLGGVTIATVTSGLPAFWHVGQWWNQPIVYQKVILWTVLLEAIGVAGSWGPLAGKVKPMTGGILFWARPGTIRLRPWRWVPGTDGDRRTWFDIGVYLALLASLVVALVLPGVHSDSLSKALPDNTSGLVNPALLIAPMALLVLIGLRDKTIFLAARGEQYFPALVFFTVLPFTDMIIALKMLIVVVWVGAGFSKFGKHFSSVIPPMVSNSPFIPFKWLKRAHYRDFPRDMRPSKVAGFMAHVNGTLVEIVAPLILFFSTNKWLTLAAALVMVGFHLFIISTFPLAVPLEWNVVFAYTTVFLFLGFPSWQGYYVTDMSSPWLTALLVAGLLFFPVLGNLRPDKVSFLPSLRQYAGNWASAVWTFAPGAEAKLNRLTRSAGNQVDQFVAFGYDPQWAEITCQKTIAWRAMHSQGRGLFSLLISRLPDIDIRTVREGEFLCNSTIGFNFGDGHLHDASFVRAVQAEASFEPGECVVAWVESEAFGAGVQHYQLIDAALGVIERGTWKVADAVAAQPWLPDGPIPLQVSWALRPNQLGATA, from the coding sequence ATGGCACTGACCGAACCTCATAATCCCGCGGTCGATCCGCACGATTTTCTGCGCAAGCCGCTGATGGAACGCATGCGGATCCTGATCACCGACTGGGCTGAGCACGGTTTCGGCTCGCCCCGGATCGTGCATTTGGTGTACATCGTCAAGCTGGCGCTGTTCTTCGTGTTGGGCGGCGTCACCATCGCGACGGTGACCTCCGGGCTGCCGGCGTTTTGGCACGTCGGCCAATGGTGGAACCAGCCGATCGTATACCAGAAGGTGATCTTGTGGACGGTCCTGCTGGAAGCGATCGGGGTCGCCGGATCGTGGGGCCCGCTGGCGGGCAAGGTCAAGCCGATGACCGGCGGCATCCTGTTCTGGGCGCGCCCGGGCACGATCCGGCTGCGGCCGTGGCGGTGGGTGCCCGGCACGGACGGCGACCGGCGCACCTGGTTCGACATCGGCGTGTACCTGGCTTTGTTGGCAAGTCTGGTAGTGGCGCTGGTGCTGCCGGGCGTGCACAGCGACTCGCTGTCAAAAGCATTGCCGGACAATACCTCCGGGCTGGTGAACCCAGCGCTGCTGATCGCCCCGATGGCGCTGCTGGTGCTGATCGGCCTGCGCGACAAGACCATCTTCCTGGCCGCGCGCGGCGAGCAGTACTTCCCTGCGCTGGTGTTCTTCACGGTGCTGCCTTTCACTGACATGATCATCGCGCTGAAGATGCTGATCGTGGTGGTTTGGGTCGGTGCGGGATTCTCCAAGTTCGGCAAGCACTTCTCCAGCGTGATTCCACCGATGGTCAGCAACAGCCCCTTCATTCCGTTCAAATGGCTCAAGCGGGCGCACTACCGCGACTTTCCGCGGGACATGCGGCCGTCGAAGGTGGCCGGGTTCATGGCGCACGTGAACGGCACGCTGGTAGAGATCGTCGCCCCGCTGATCCTGTTCTTCTCGACGAACAAGTGGCTGACATTGGCTGCGGCCCTGGTGATGGTGGGGTTCCACCTGTTCATCATCTCGACCTTCCCGCTGGCCGTGCCTTTGGAGTGGAACGTCGTATTCGCTTACACCACAGTATTTTTGTTCCTCGGCTTTCCTTCGTGGCAGGGCTACTACGTGACCGACATGTCTTCGCCGTGGCTGACCGCCCTACTGGTGGCGGGTCTGCTGTTCTTTCCCGTGTTGGGCAACCTGCGGCCCGACAAAGTCTCGTTCCTGCCGTCACTGCGGCAGTACGCCGGCAACTGGGCCTCGGCGGTGTGGACGTTCGCGCCGGGCGCCGAGGCGAAGCTGAACCGCCTCACCCGCTCGGCCGGCAACCAAGTCGACCAGTTCGTCGCATTTGGCTATGACCCGCAATGGGCCGAGATCACCTGCCAGAAGACGATTGCCTGGCGCGCCATGCACAGCCAGGGTCGCGGCCTCTTCTCGCTGCTGATCAGCCGCCTACCCGACATCGACATCCGGACCGTGCGCGAGGGTGAGTTCCTGTGCAACTCCACCATCGGGTTCAACTTCGGCGACGGCCACTTGCACGACGCATCATTCGTGCGGGCCGTGCAGGCCGAGGCAAGCTTCGAGCCCGGCGAGTGCGTAGTGGCGTGGGTGGAGTCGGAAGCGTTCGGCGCTGGTGTGCAGCACTACCAGCTGATCGACGCCGCCCTCGGCGTCATCGAGCGCGGCACCTGGAAGGTGGCCGACGCGGTCGCCGCGCAACCCTGGCTGCCGGACGGCCCGATCCCACTTCAGGTGAGCTGGGCACTGCGGCCCAACCAGTTGGGAGCGACGGCGTGA